One Podospora pseudopauciseta strain CBS 411.78 chromosome 5 map unlocalized CBS411.78m_5, whole genome shotgun sequence DNA window includes the following coding sequences:
- a CDS encoding uncharacterized protein (EggNog:ENOG503NUBC; COG:H), with translation MAIRDPPPCPNNLAKASNSPKMAIPSSTGPPPGAEADGPPPFAQSGPPPGIPLGAGPPPGVIPGPGGPPPGIFGPPIDLSTLPKPPPSNPSLPAILILCTSSTAPGHVLPLTAIATHLVQKGYPVHFVGGVQHAHIIASSGAHFISIHESLSLAKGPYRKWGMERANYPEGLPRMVQDFKTFFIGQIEGQFLSSKAALEDLRDRYGKERKIIVVNETMWFGFLPFKYGASLGQIKGWDDGEEVPKTVGINVTPVMLDGEGMPPFPLGILPGEGEGVRERDRVLKEWYYKYVVKEAYDGFRENIRRCGGVEVPDGWMVNLSYTAHDVTLQLCDEVLEYPRPDLPPHVMFAGSLPPKKGGKEGYKWPEWWKPEVLERKEGRRIVVVSQGTLARDYTMLLAPTVKGLAGREDVLVIALLGKQGLETPPEVLPRGVELGNVKVVDFLPYDSVLEHADVMVFNAGYGGFVHCIVNGVPVVAAGLTEDKCEVSARVEWTGAGINLRTGRPTPDAVAAAVDTILGDDKYRLRVRELAGHVAKGNPVEVVEKEIIALS, from the exons ATGGCCATCCGGGACCCGCCACCATGTCCGAACAATCTTG ccaaggcctccaactcccccaaaATGGCCATTCCTTCCAGCACGGGACCCCCTCCTGGCGCCGAAGCCGACGGCCCTCCCCCGTTCGCCCAAAGCGGACCACCCCCCGGCATTCCCCTCGGCGCTGGCCCGCCACCAGGAGTCATCCCCGGCCCGGGTGGTCCTCCCCCGGGAATCTTCGGCCCTCCAATcgacctctccaccctccccaaaccacccccttccaacccctccctccccgcaaTCCTAATcctctgcacctcctccaccgctccAGGCCATGTCCTCCCTTTGACCGCCATCGCAACCCATCTCGTCCAGAAAGGCTACCCAGTCCACTTCGTCGGCGGAGTCCAACACGCCCACATCATCGCCTCGTCAGGAGCGCACTTCATCTCCATCCATGagtccctctccctcgccaaaggTCCGTATAGAAAATGGGGAATGGAAAGGGCGAATTACCCCGAGGGATTACCCAGGATGGTGCAAGACTTCAAAACATTCTTCATCGGGCAGATAGAAGGCCAGTTTCTGTCTAGCAAGGCCGCGTTGGAGGATCTGAGGGACAGATATGGCAAGGAGAGGAAAATTATCGTGGTCAACGAGACGATGTGGTTCGGCTTCTTACCTTTCAAATACGGGGCCAGTCTTGGTCAAATCAAAGGGTGGgatgacggggaggaggtgcccAAGACGGTGGGGATAAATGTTACGCCTGTTATGCTTGATGGGGAGGGCATGCCGCCTTTTCCGCTTGGGATTCTtcctggggagggggagggggttagggAACGGGATAGGGTGCTAAAGGAGTGGTATTATAAATatgtggtgaaggaggcgtATGATGGGTTTCGGGAGAATATCAGGAGGtgtggaggggtggaggtgccggatgggtggatggtgaATCTGAGTTATACTGCTCATGATGTCACGCTGCAGCTTTGTGATGAGGTTTTGGAGTACCCCCGGCCGGATCTACCTCCGCATGTCATGTTTGCCGGGAGTTTGCCGCCTaagaagggagggaaggaggggtaTAAATGGCCGGAGTGGTGGAAGCCGGAGGTTCTAGAAcggaaggaggggaggaggatcgTCGTTGTGTCGCAGGGGACGTTGGCGAGGGACTACACCATGTTGTTGGCGCCTACGGTCAAGGgtttggcggggagggaggatgtgTTGGTTATTGCTTTGCTAGGGAAGCAAGGGTTGGAGACGCCGCCCGAGGTTTTGCCTCGGGGTGTTGAGCTCGGGAATGTCAAGGTGGTGGACTTTCTGCCGTATGACTCTGTCTTGGAGCATGCTGATGTTATGGTTTTCAACGCGGGATATGGGGGGTTCGTGCATTGCATCGTGAACGGGGTGCCTGTCGTGGCTGCAGGGCTGACGGAGGACAAGTGCGAGGTCTCGGCGAGGGTCGAGTGGACGGGTGCGGGGATAAACCTGAGGACCGGGAGGCCTACGCCTGACGCTGTCGCGGCTGCGGTTGATACGATTTTGGGGGATGACAAGTATCGTTTGAGGGTGCGGGAGCTGGCGGGGCATGTCGCCAAAGGGAACCCcgtggaggttgtggagaaggagatcaTCGCTCTTTCGTGA
- a CDS encoding uncharacterized protein (COG:S; EggNog:ENOG503NYEK), giving the protein MKEFDQSRFDTLKRWAQDHGAALHPSLEVYEDDVTGYSLRVKPSANEALAPGFCAVACHVAITLSYINALIDGPVSRAPQNKEQRPAFPPQFMSSNPPHVIGRFFLVKEYLKEKDSYWWPYISTLPQPDRVDTWALPAVWPEDDIECLEETNAHVAVREIQANIKKEYKHARKLLKEVDFPGWQEYTQLLYKWAFCIFTSRSFRPSLILSQETQDHVLGLTPHGTKVDDFSILQPLLDIGNHDPTSQYQWNLEVDGTCQLICNNAYQPGQQVFNNYGLKSNSELLLGYGFILPVTDTLHNDYVHVKSRRPPSTLQKNELQDFLISLRPFSDPSSVAGRSRVFSQQDTRLNSLPGLSRIEPGLIRDLASAVATSAGELAALQHWAQGTEESIPTELHELLERIQQTIGAKVQFDYQRFKSIEIESADNQNQELAVRYRNQYEAVLEAAMDELSRALVPNHLEKLVKGEQ; this is encoded by the coding sequence ATGAAGGAATTCGACCAAAGCCGTTTTGACACTTTGAAGAGATGGGCTCAAGATCACGGAGCCGCATTACACCCTTCGCTGGAAGTTTACGAAGACGATGTCACAGGATATTCGTTACGGGTCAAACCCTCCGCAAATGAGGCCCTGGCGCCAGGGTTTTGCGCTGTCGCCTGCCATGTTGCGATAACACTCTCATACATCAACGCCTTGATTGATGGACCCGTCAGCAGGGCACCACAAAACAAAGAGCAACGGCCGGCGTTCCCACCGCAGTTCATGTCATCGAACCCACCGCATGTTATTGGTCGCTTTTTCCTGGTGAAGGAGTACTTGAAAGAGAAAGACTCATACTGGTGGCCATACATCTCGACCCTTCCGCAGCCCGATCGCGTCGATACCTGGGCCCTACCAGCTGTCTGGCCCGAAGACGACATTGAATGCCTCGAGGAGACAAACGCCCATGTCGCCGTCCGCGAGATCCAGGccaacatcaagaaggagTACAAGCACGCCAGAAAGCTTCTGAAGGAAGTAGATTTCCCGGGGTGGCAGGAATACACCCAGCTGCTCTACAAGTGGGCCTTTTGCATCTTTACCAGTCGGAGTTTTCGTCCGTCATTGATCCTCTCACAAGAAACACAAGATCACGTCTTGGGTCTCACGCCTCATGGCACAAAAGTCGACGACTTCTCCATCTTGCAGCCGCTTCTTGATATCGGCAACCATGATCCGACCTCCCAATATCAGTGGAATCTTGAAGTGGATGGTACTTGCCAGCTGATTTGCAATAATGCTTATCAGCCAGGCCAGCAAGTCTTCAACAACTACGGCCTCAAAAGTAACAGCGAGTTGCTGCTTGGTTATGGGTTCATTCTGCCGGTTACAGACACCCTTCACAACGACTATGTTCATGTCAAAAGCCGAAGGCCGCCTTCGACATTGCAGAAGAACGAACTGCAGGACTTTCTTATTTCCTTACGACCGTTCAGCGATCCTAGCTCCGTTGCGGGAAGATCAAGGGTGTTTTCTCAGCAAGATACCCGTCTGAATTCTTTGCCAGGGCTCTCAAGAATCGAACCGGGGCTTATCCGCGACCTTGCTTCTGCTGTAGCAACATCCGCTGGCGAACTTGCTGCACTTCAACACTGGGCTCAAGGCACGGAGGAGAGTATTCCGACTGAGCTTCACGAGCTCCTCGAGAGGATTCAACAGACGATCGGTGCCAAGGTCCAGTTTGATTACCAACGCTTTAAGAGCATCGAGATTGAAAGTGCCGATAATCAGAACCAGGAGCTGGCTGTGAGATATCGGAATCAGTACGAAGCGGTGTTGGAGGCTGCCATGGATGAACTGAGCAGGGCATTGGTGCCGAATCATCTCGAAAAACTGGTGAAAGGAGAACAATAA
- a CDS encoding uncharacterized protein (EggNog:ENOG503Q0C2), whose product MPGVTNMPSTPPQYLKQVRLVLGADERDDEITPKMTSEKIGLRMPKLAVLGRSLKPWTDINERPTPLFESNLGFATYRQKQVPIQWKTVESTQWERYINQMKCLALFLTSLSTSDKSFRSRHGIVYSMPEELPDHHNDNNSEGILDWDYKSLRSLISSQPLVALKRRLEIALCLAETILQLHTSGWLHKGLRPENILFLAPHGSSNKFFLGSDPYIADYEYSRPTRSSHRNTPTFLTRSLEADLYRHPDARGRGRETYQKGFDMYSLACIIVELVMWQPLVDIFAQFLPGREV is encoded by the coding sequence ATGCCGGGCGTTACCAATATGCCATCAACGCCGCCGCAATACCTCAAACAAGTCCGTCTCGTTCTGGGCGCTGACGAAAGAGACGATGAGATAACACCAAAAATGACAAGCGAGAAGATCGGCCTGCGGATGCCCAAACTTGCCGTCTTGGGCCGTTCCCTGAAGCCCTGGACTGATATCAACGAGCGGCCCACTCCCCTATTCGAATCAAACCTCGGATTCGCGACCTACCGGCAGAAACAAGTTCCCATCCAGTGGAAAACCGTCGAGAGCACACAATGGGAACGTTACATCAACCAAATGAAATGTCtggccctcttcctcacctccctctctACCTCGGACAAATCCTTTCGCTCGCGTCACGGAATCGTCTACAGCATGCCTGAAGAACTCCCGGATCACCATAATGACAACAACTCTGAAGGGATCCTCGACTGGGACTACAAATCCCTCCGTAGCCTCATCTCCAGCCAACCTCTCGTCGCCCTCAAACGCCGCCTCGAAATCGCCCTCTGCTTGGCAGAAACAATCCTCCAACTCCACACTTCCGGCTGGCTGCACAAAGGCCTCCGCCCCGAaaacatcctcttcctcgcccctCACGGCTCATCGAACAAATTCTTCCTCGGCTCAGACCCCTATATTGCCGATTATGAATACAGCCGTCCGACACGCTCGAGTCACAGAAATACACCCACCTTCCTGACACGGAGTTTGGAAGCGGATCTTTACCGTCATCCAGATGCtagagggcgagggagggagaCGTACCAAAAAGGATTTGACATGTACAGCTTGGCCTGTATCATTGTCGAGCTGGTGATGTGGCAGCCGTTGGTGGATATCTTTGCTCAGTTCCTACCTGGAAGGGAAGTCTAA
- a CDS encoding uncharacterized protein (COG:Z; EggNog:ENOG50KOG0509) — translation MLLKAGANPNRLQPGTGNSLLHLAVRRKDVVVTAILLHVGVDVNALNLSDTSPLQITAAQFHQPQGGEEVLDHLLKNGAKVDQPAGALRRTTLHWAVRAGNTTAIRRLLDGGANVTTEDKEQRDAIALAVKHTNKVFVSKTVPGVGDHRLGEAVREVEAGDHIEIMQGLMGKAPDDYHIKGFLHQGTCATQSAAKYMTGGLLKKLLKMGLHLETPSKNGSTVRQFIEVEDRGPVKQVARKWVPAAR, via the coding sequence ATGCTTCTGAAAGCTGGCGCTAACCCCAACCGCCTACAACCCGGTACTGGTAATTCACTCCTTCATCTTGCCGTCAGAAGAAAGGATGTTGTCGTCACGGCGATCCTCCTTCATGTTGGCGTTGATGTCAACGCCTTGAACCTTTCTGACACCTCACCGCTTCAAATCACGGCCGCACAGTTCCACCAGCCAcaaggtggtgaagaggtcCTCGATCATCTGCTCAAGAACGGGGCAAAGGTTGATCAACCGGCCGGAGCGCTGCGGCGAACAACGCTGCACTGGGCGGTAAGAGCTGGGAATACGACAGCCATCCGCAGGTTGCTGGATGGAGGGGCGAATGTGACTACTGAGGATAAGGAGCAGAGGGATGCGATTGCTTTGGCGGTTAAACACACCAACAAAGTCTTTGTTTCAAAAACTGTGCCCGGAGTCGGTGATCACAGACTCGGAGAGGCAGTCAGAGAGGTCGAGGCGGGTGATCACATTGAGATTATGCAAGGTTTAATGGGCAAGGCACCAGATGATTACCACATCAAAGGATTTTTGCATCAAGGGACATGCGCTACTCAGAGTGCTGCAAAATATATGACTGGTGGGCTGTTGAAAaagctgttgaagatggggCTTCACTTGGAGACGCCGTCTAAGAACGGTAGCACAGTAAGGCAATTCATCGAGGTTGAGGATCGTGGTCCTGTGAAGCAGGTCGCGAGGAAATGGGTACCTGCAGCCAGATAG
- a CDS encoding uncharacterized protein (EggNog:ENOG503Q4X5), which translates to MPGATITHECWRWLVWNWAPFYIDQLCVYPPYTVHTDPIKKQEENQRVSKLNAIAYVGATHGILANPPGGRGERTMVELRVLGSRALHQPDNFGDHTALLKFGPGYSTEPLDC; encoded by the exons ATGCCAGGAGCCACCATCACGCATGAGTGTTGGCGGTGGCTGGTCTGGAATTGGGCGCCCTTTTACATTGATCAGCTTTGTGTGTATCCGCCATACACCGTTCACACTGATCCAATCAAGAAGCAAGAAGAGAACCAACGAGTTTCGAAGCTTAACGCAATTGCGTACGTCGGAGCCACTCATGGAATCCTAGCCAATCCGCCAGGCGGTAGGGGGGAACGGACTATGGTCGAGCTGCGTGTTCTTGGAAGCCGCGCTCTTCACCAACCGGATAATTTTGGAGATCATACCGCATTGCTCAAATTTGGCCCAGGATAT TCCACTGAGCCGCTAGACTGCTAA